The Beijerinckiaceae bacterium RH AL1 genome has a segment encoding these proteins:
- a CDS encoding hypothetical protein (ID:RHAL1_03720;~conserved protein of unknown function;~source:Prodigal:2.6), whose translation MSEVVAPRRALAARGLTMRFGGLTAVSELDLTARTGLVTSLIGPNGAGKTTAFNCITGFYKPTAGEVSVSDLEGNTRRIDTLPGHAIVNDAKVVRTFQNTRLFAGMTALENLLVALHRSMSRGGRLQLLGLLGLPAYRRAEAAAVEKAMHWLDRLGLAARADDYAGQLPYGLQRRLEIARAMCLDPHFLCLDEPAAGLNPRESATLEADLRLLTREDGIGVLLIEHDMSVVMGVSDHIVVLDRGRKIAEGKPEAVRGDPAVIAAYLGEPADDAAGRRVRTPKADATAATAPTSILECRKLSSGYGVIPVLHDVDLRVGEGEIVTLLGSNGAGKSTLLRTLFGMPRATGGDILLSGQPIGRLRAHDVARLGVAHVPEGRRIMPQMTVRENLKTGSRLGSGPEFEADLQKVLDLFPRLAERLTQRAGTMSGGEQQMLAIGRAMMQRPKLLLLDEPSLGLAPLVIRLIFDAIATLNERDGLSVLLVEQNVAQALAIADRGYVLQTGRVVAEGSAQQLAERLDVADAYL comes from the coding sequence TTGAGCGAGGTCGTCGCGCCGCGCCGCGCGCTCGCAGCGCGGGGCCTCACCATGCGCTTCGGCGGTCTCACCGCCGTCTCCGAGCTCGACCTCACCGCGCGCACGGGCCTGGTGACGTCGCTGATCGGCCCCAACGGCGCCGGCAAGACCACCGCCTTCAACTGCATCACCGGCTTCTACAAGCCCACTGCCGGCGAAGTGTCGGTGAGCGACCTCGAGGGCAACACCCGGCGCATCGACACGTTGCCGGGGCACGCCATCGTCAACGACGCCAAGGTGGTGCGCACTTTCCAGAACACGCGGCTCTTCGCCGGCATGACGGCACTCGAGAACCTGCTCGTCGCGCTGCATCGCTCGATGAGCCGCGGCGGACGTCTGCAGCTCCTGGGCCTGCTTGGCCTGCCCGCCTACCGCAGGGCCGAGGCGGCGGCGGTCGAGAAGGCGATGCACTGGCTCGACCGCCTCGGCCTCGCCGCTCGCGCCGACGACTATGCCGGCCAGCTGCCCTACGGTTTGCAGCGGCGGCTCGAGATCGCGCGTGCCATGTGCCTCGATCCGCACTTCCTCTGCCTCGACGAGCCTGCGGCCGGCCTCAACCCACGCGAATCCGCGACGCTGGAAGCCGACCTGCGCCTGCTGACGCGCGAGGACGGGATCGGCGTGCTGCTGATCGAACACGACATGAGCGTCGTGATGGGCGTCTCCGACCACATCGTCGTGCTGGATCGCGGCCGCAAGATCGCCGAAGGCAAGCCCGAGGCGGTGCGCGGCGATCCCGCCGTGATTGCGGCCTATCTCGGCGAGCCCGCCGACGACGCCGCCGGCCGCCGCGTGCGGACGCCGAAGGCGGACGCCACCGCCGCGACGGCACCGACGTCGATCCTCGAGTGCCGCAAGCTGAGCTCGGGCTACGGCGTCATCCCGGTGCTGCACGACGTCGACCTGCGCGTCGGCGAAGGCGAGATTGTCACGCTGCTCGGCTCGAACGGCGCCGGGAAGTCGACGCTGCTGCGCACGTTGTTCGGCATGCCGCGCGCGACCGGCGGCGACATCCTGCTCTCCGGCCAGCCGATCGGCCGCCTGCGCGCCCACGACGTCGCGCGGCTCGGCGTCGCGCATGTGCCGGAGGGCCGCCGGATCATGCCGCAGATGACGGTCCGCGAGAACCTGAAGACCGGCAGCCGGCTCGGCAGCGGCCCGGAGTTCGAGGCCGACCTGCAGAAGGTGCTCGATCTCTTCCCGCGTCTTGCCGAGCGCCTCACGCAACGCGCCGGCACGATGTCCGGCGGCGAGCAGCAGATGCTGGCGATCGGCCGCGCGATGATGCAGCGCCCGAAGCTCCTGCTGCTCGACGAGCCGTCCCTCGGCTTGGCGCCGTTGGTGATCCGCCTGATCTTCGATGCGATCGCGACGCTCAACGAGCGCGACGGCCTTTCGGTGCTGCTCGTCGAGCAGAACGTCGCGCAGGCTCTCGCCATCGCCGATCGCGGCTACGTGCTGCAAACCGGCCGCGTCGTTGCCGAAGGCAGTGCGCAGCAGCTGGCCGAGCGCCTCGACGTCGCCGACGCCTACCTCTAG
- a CDS encoding hypothetical protein (ID:RHAL1_03721;~conserved protein of unknown function;~source:Prodigal:2.6), which produces MLTAAPVALHAEASNAELAKEIAELKAQIREMRGAMASQKRVVEKVRVIASRRVAPAPAAAGGYPALPAGSVPAFVTASKQLQFGSLTITPGGFFEAASVFRSRTVQADINTPWNSIPFGPQAGTREFRFTSRASRVAALVEAQVTPTFLLSGYGELDFQGSGVNSNENQSNSFVPRIRNLYAAMDMTDYGVHVLAGQNWSLATMNSKGITPRNEVTPPGIDAGYVPGFVYKRQPQIRLTKDFGGKLWLSVSAEQPQTTYSGCVSGVNGTTLTAGTALNPVTGAPLTNSVTCQLPGVGILNGTTSTVGAAAGGQSITNFSLNHVPDVIGKAAYEARVGERDVHLEGFGLYRDIYDRVAYSTPLAAYSPQATNRDATGYGVGGGVIAALLPRKLDFQASTLYGRGVGSYGTSQLPDSTFGPTGAGSPITTLALLGGLVAHVTPSIDLYAFGGEEVAQPKYYTTNNAGASFATVGYGTPNANNTGCFNTITATSGIAPGNSLCTGNTKRIWQLTGGMWDRLYKGSFGEVRVGVQYSYTERELFSGNGVYAGTGTGSGGTVSAVGTLYGPGHFASPKQNENIVMTSLRYYPFQ; this is translated from the coding sequence ATGCTCACCGCGGCGCCGGTCGCGCTGCACGCCGAGGCATCCAACGCCGAGCTCGCAAAGGAGATCGCCGAGCTGAAGGCGCAGATCCGCGAGATGCGCGGCGCCATGGCGTCGCAGAAGCGGGTCGTCGAGAAGGTGAGGGTCATCGCCTCCCGCCGCGTTGCGCCGGCTCCTGCGGCCGCAGGCGGCTATCCCGCGCTGCCCGCGGGGTCCGTCCCGGCCTTCGTCACGGCGAGCAAGCAGCTGCAGTTCGGCTCGCTCACCATCACGCCCGGCGGCTTCTTCGAGGCGGCGAGCGTGTTCCGCTCGCGCACGGTCCAGGCCGACATCAACACGCCCTGGAACAGCATCCCGTTCGGGCCGCAGGCCGGCACCCGCGAGTTCCGCTTCACGTCGCGCGCATCGCGCGTCGCCGCCCTCGTCGAGGCACAGGTCACGCCGACCTTCCTGCTGTCCGGCTACGGCGAGCTCGATTTCCAGGGCTCCGGCGTCAACTCGAACGAGAACCAGTCGAACTCGTTCGTGCCGCGCATCCGCAACCTCTATGCCGCAATGGACATGACGGACTACGGCGTCCATGTGCTCGCCGGCCAGAACTGGTCGCTGGCGACGATGAACTCGAAGGGTATCACGCCGCGTAACGAAGTGACCCCGCCGGGGATCGACGCGGGCTACGTGCCGGGCTTCGTCTACAAGCGCCAGCCGCAGATCCGTCTGACCAAGGACTTCGGCGGCAAGCTCTGGCTCTCGGTGTCGGCCGAGCAGCCGCAGACGACCTACTCGGGCTGCGTATCCGGCGTGAACGGCACCACGCTCACCGCCGGCACGGCGCTGAACCCTGTGACGGGCGCGCCGCTCACCAACAGCGTGACCTGCCAGCTCCCGGGCGTCGGCATCCTGAACGGCACGACGTCGACGGTCGGCGCCGCCGCCGGGGGGCAGTCCATCACAAACTTCTCGCTGAACCATGTGCCCGACGTGATCGGCAAGGCCGCCTACGAGGCACGGGTCGGCGAGCGCGACGTCCATCTCGAAGGCTTCGGCCTCTATCGCGACATCTACGATCGCGTCGCGTACTCCACGCCGCTGGCGGCCTACAGCCCGCAGGCCACGAACCGCGACGCGACCGGCTACGGCGTCGGCGGCGGCGTCATTGCCGCGCTCCTGCCGCGGAAGCTCGATTTCCAGGCGTCGACTCTCTACGGCCGCGGCGTCGGCTCCTACGGCACCTCGCAGCTGCCGGACTCGACGTTCGGCCCGACGGGGGCCGGCTCGCCGATCACCACGCTCGCTCTGCTCGGCGGCCTGGTGGCGCACGTCACGCCGTCGATCGACCTCTATGCCTTCGGCGGCGAGGAAGTCGCACAGCCGAAGTACTATACGACCAACAACGCCGGTGCGAGCTTCGCGACCGTCGGCTACGGCACGCCGAACGCCAACAACACCGGCTGCTTCAACACGATCACCGCGACCTCGGGCATCGCGCCCGGCAACAGCCTGTGCACAGGCAACACCAAGCGCATCTGGCAGCTCACCGGCGGCATGTGGGACAGGCTCTACAAGGGCTCGTTCGGCGAGGTCCGCGTCGGCGTGCAGTACTCCTACACCGAGCGCGAGCTGTTCTCCGGCAACGGCGTCTACGCCGGCACGGGTACCGGCTCCGGCGGGACGGTGTCTGCCGTCGGCACCCTATATGGCCCCGGGCACTTCGCCTCGCCGAAGCAGAACGAAAACATCGTCATGACCAGCTTGCGCTACTATCCCTTCCAGTAG
- a CDS encoding hypothetical protein (ID:RHAL1_03722;~source:Prodigal:2.6) has protein sequence MIRVRDGSIPKRIRSDAEVIIDLKNAFDKKSILARIAGYAYTRPESLAA, from the coding sequence ATGATCAGAGTTCGTGACGGCAGCATCCCGAAGCGAATTCGAAGTGACGCGGAGGTAATCATTGATCTGAAGAATGCTTTCGATAAGAAAAGCATTCTTGCTCGCATCGCCGGCTACGCGTACACGCGGCCCGAGAGCTTGGCTGCCTAA
- a CDS encoding hypothetical protein (ID:RHAL1_03723;~conserved protein of unknown function;~source:Prodigal:2.6), whose protein sequence is MTSLFKYYDRPEPSRMAVHLPRLIGSKQQLFQVYYEYLLLPGYFGFNWDALYDVLTDLQWIKLQSVMIYHEAIPQISDEDEALYMRLLDDSLRFWRARDERRLLISFNKTDQQKVEQYLS, encoded by the coding sequence ATGACATCGCTGTTTAAGTATTACGACAGGCCGGAACCGTCTAGGATGGCGGTTCATTTGCCACGCCTGATCGGAAGCAAGCAACAGCTGTTTCAGGTATATTATGAATATTTGCTTCTTCCCGGATACTTTGGCTTTAACTGGGATGCCCTGTATGATGTACTGACAGATCTGCAGTGGATTAAGTTGCAAAGTGTCATGATCTACCACGAGGCAATTCCTCAGATCTCCGATGAGGACGAAGCCTTGTATATGAGGTTGCTTGATGACTCCTTAAGGTTCTGGCGTGCGAGAGACGAGCGCCGACTGCTAATAAGTTTTAACAAAACAGACCAACAGAAAGTCGAGCAATATCTATCCTGA
- a CDS encoding hypothetical protein (ID:RHAL1_03725;~conserved exported protein of unknown function;~source:Prodigal:2.6): MAASVRLIAALALSGALAWPAPPASAQTTGTAATEQDEEGPTPAPLMVGAMAIASDADLSIERMALDVAVDRVTYTYGFKNRGKAELQLAASVSMPDLEVNTEGTTIYVLPTKVAENPVGLSVTSGGAPVATTAKMQALALGVDRLADLRAAKLPLLPFGAETDKALAGIAPGTLARLVALGLVTPRDQAEPDTPLLADWTLHTVHSWMQTLPVGATTEVKVTFQPVKAVYGVRADGLPGFEALKDQVCLTPQVLAAAKALLKGKDDQLEVDDLTLANDGPARWLDNPPGTVSVTKPKPDAVVTFCGIDNATAGQAVVKGKLPGSADAPGLRVLIFSKG, from the coding sequence ATGGCCGCTTCGGTCCGTCTGATCGCCGCGCTGGCGCTGAGCGGCGCGCTGGCCTGGCCGGCGCCCCCGGCCAGCGCCCAGACCACCGGGACCGCCGCGACCGAGCAGGACGAGGAGGGCCCGACGCCTGCGCCGCTGATGGTCGGCGCCATGGCGATCGCCTCGGACGCGGACCTCTCGATCGAGCGCATGGCGCTCGACGTCGCAGTCGATCGCGTCACCTACACCTACGGGTTCAAGAACAGGGGCAAGGCGGAGCTGCAGCTCGCCGCCAGCGTGTCGATGCCAGACCTCGAGGTGAACACCGAGGGCACGACGATCTACGTGCTGCCGACGAAGGTCGCCGAGAATCCCGTCGGCCTCAGCGTGACATCGGGCGGCGCGCCGGTCGCGACGACGGCCAAGATGCAGGCACTGGCGCTCGGCGTCGACCGGCTCGCCGACCTGCGCGCCGCCAAGCTGCCGTTGCTGCCGTTCGGCGCCGAGACCGACAAGGCGCTGGCCGGCATCGCGCCGGGCACGCTCGCCAGGCTCGTCGCGCTCGGCCTCGTCACGCCGCGCGACCAGGCCGAGCCCGACACGCCGCTCCTCGCCGACTGGACGCTGCATACCGTGCATTCCTGGATGCAGACGCTGCCGGTCGGCGCGACGACCGAGGTGAAGGTCACCTTCCAGCCGGTGAAGGCCGTCTACGGCGTGCGCGCCGACGGCCTGCCCGGCTTCGAGGCGCTGAAGGACCAGGTCTGCCTCACGCCGCAGGTCCTCGCCGCCGCCAAGGCGCTACTGAAGGGCAAGGACGACCAGCTCGAGGTCGACGACCTCACGCTCGCCAACGACGGCCCCGCCCGCTGGCTCGACAACCCGCCCGGCACGGTCAGCGTGACCAAGCCGAAGCCTGACGCGGTGGTGACGTTCTGCGGAATCGACAACGCGACCGCGGGACAGGCCGTGGTGAAGGGCAAGCTGCCCGGCAGCGCCGACGCGCCGGGCCTGCGGGTGCTGATCTTCTCGAAGGGGTAG
- the rho gene encoding transcription termination factor (ID:RHAL1_03726;~source:Prodigal:2.6): MTDIVSEDTDAQVEAPKADPAAAPAAPHPKEIKLADLKDKTPPALLAFAEEYEVENASTLRKQELMFAILKQLASRDIEIVGEGVIEVLQDGFGFLRSADANYLAGPDDIYVSPSQIRRFGLRTGDTVEGLIRSPKEGERYFALLKVNAINFEDPEKVRHKVHFDNLTPLYPDKRLKLEVEDPTRKDLSPRVIDIVAPIGMGQRALIVAPPRTGKTVLLQNIAQSITANHPDCFLIVLLIDERPEEVTDMQRSVKGEVVASTFDEPATRHVAVAEMVIEKAKRLVEHGRDVVILLDSITRLGRAYNTTVPSSGKVLTGGVDANALQRPKRFFGAARNIEEGGSLTIIATALIDTGSRMDEVIFEEFKGTGNSEIILDRKVADKRTFPALDITRSGTRKEELLVPPDILKKMYVLRRILNPMGTVDGIEFLLGKLRENPKGNASFFESMNT, translated from the coding sequence ATGACAGACATCGTCTCCGAAGACACGGACGCCCAGGTCGAGGCTCCCAAGGCCGATCCCGCGGCCGCGCCGGCCGCCCCCCACCCCAAGGAAATCAAGCTCGCCGACCTGAAGGACAAGACGCCGCCGGCGTTGCTCGCCTTCGCCGAGGAATACGAGGTCGAGAACGCCTCCACCCTGCGCAAGCAGGAGCTGATGTTCGCGATCCTCAAGCAGCTCGCCTCGCGCGACATCGAGATCGTCGGCGAAGGCGTCATCGAGGTGCTGCAGGACGGCTTCGGCTTCCTCCGCTCGGCCGATGCCAACTATCTCGCCGGCCCCGACGACATCTACGTTTCGCCCTCGCAGATTCGCCGCTTCGGCCTGCGCACCGGCGATACGGTGGAAGGCCTCATCCGCTCGCCGAAGGAAGGCGAGCGCTACTTCGCGCTGCTCAAGGTCAACGCGATCAATTTCGAGGATCCCGAAAAGGTCCGCCACAAGGTCCATTTCGACAACCTCACGCCGCTCTACCCCGACAAGCGCCTGAAGCTCGAGGTCGAGGACCCGACGCGCAAGGACCTGTCGCCGCGCGTCATCGACATTGTCGCGCCGATCGGCATGGGCCAGCGCGCGCTGATCGTCGCGCCGCCGCGCACCGGCAAGACGGTGCTGCTGCAGAACATCGCGCAGTCGATCACCGCCAACCACCCCGACTGCTTCCTCATCGTCCTGCTCATCGACGAGCGGCCCGAGGAAGTCACCGACATGCAGCGCTCGGTGAAGGGCGAGGTCGTCGCCTCGACCTTCGACGAGCCGGCGACCCGCCACGTGGCGGTGGCCGAGATGGTCATCGAGAAGGCCAAGCGCCTGGTGGAGCACGGTCGCGACGTGGTGATTCTGCTCGACTCGATCACCCGCCTCGGTCGCGCCTACAACACGACCGTGCCGTCGTCCGGCAAGGTGCTCACCGGCGGTGTCGACGCCAACGCGCTGCAGCGCCCGAAGCGCTTCTTCGGCGCCGCGCGCAACATCGAGGAAGGCGGCTCGCTCACCATCATCGCCACCGCGCTGATCGACACCGGCTCGCGCATGGACGAGGTGATCTTCGAAGAGTTCAAGGGCACCGGCAACTCGGAGATCATCCTCGACCGCAAGGTGGCCGACAAGCGCACCTTCCCGGCGCTCGACATCACCCGCTCCGGCACCCGCAAGGAAGAGCTGCTGGTGCCGCCGGACATCTTGAAGAAGATGTATGTGCTGCGCCGCATCCTCAACCCGATGGGCACCGTCGACGGCATCGAGTTCCTGCTCGGCAAGCTGCGCGAGAACCCGAAGGGCAACGCGAGCTTCTTCGAGTCGATGAACACATAG
- the dadA gene encoding D-amino acid dehydrogenase (ID:RHAL1_03727;~source:Prodigal:2.6): MRVIVLGSGVVGVASAYYLTQDGHEVTVVDRQPAAGMETSFANAGQVSPGMSTPWAAPGIPVKALRWLAMRYRPLVLWPLLDSRLYGWLAHMLANCTEEAFQRNKGRMLALAEYSRDRLRELRQATGIAYDERTGGTLQLFRKQAQLDAAGHDTAVLDRYGVPYELLDVAGCLAREPGLAAAAHRFIGGLRLPGDETGDAHLFTRRLAEITRAAGATFRFGAPVKRLRRDGDRIAGVELAGGEVLRADAYVIAAGSFTPALLRPLGIAVPVYPVKGYSLTAKITDPAMAPVSTVMDETYKIAITRLGDRVRIGGTAELAGFNLRLRQPRRVTLEHSVRDLFPGGCDPRDATFWTGLRPMTPDGTPLVAATALPNLYVNTGHGTLGWTMACGSGRFLADIVSGRKPDLDPADLSLTRYDI; this comes from the coding sequence ATGCGCGTGATCGTGCTCGGCAGCGGCGTCGTCGGGGTCGCCAGCGCCTATTACCTGACGCAGGATGGGCACGAGGTGACCGTCGTCGACCGCCAGCCCGCGGCCGGCATGGAGACGAGCTTCGCCAACGCCGGCCAGGTCTCGCCCGGCATGTCGACGCCCTGGGCGGCACCAGGCATTCCGGTGAAGGCGCTGCGCTGGCTGGCGATGCGCTACCGCCCGCTGGTGCTGTGGCCGCTGCTCGACAGCCGGCTCTACGGCTGGCTCGCGCACATGCTCGCCAACTGCACGGAGGAGGCCTTCCAGCGCAACAAGGGCCGCATGCTGGCGCTCGCCGAGTACAGCCGCGACCGCCTGCGCGAGCTGCGCCAGGCCACCGGCATCGCCTACGACGAGCGCACCGGCGGCACGCTGCAGCTCTTCCGCAAGCAGGCCCAGCTCGATGCGGCTGGCCACGACACGGCCGTGCTCGACCGCTACGGCGTGCCCTACGAGCTGCTCGACGTCGCCGGCTGCCTCGCCCGCGAGCCGGGGCTCGCCGCCGCGGCGCACCGCTTCATCGGCGGCCTGCGGCTGCCCGGCGACGAGACCGGCGATGCGCATCTCTTCACAAGGCGGCTCGCCGAGATCACCCGCGCGGCGGGCGCGACCTTCCGCTTCGGCGCGCCGGTGAAGCGGCTGCGGCGCGACGGCGACCGCATCGCCGGCGTCGAGCTCGCAGGTGGCGAGGTGCTGCGCGCGGACGCCTACGTGATCGCCGCCGGCAGCTTCACGCCGGCCCTGCTGCGTCCGCTCGGCATCGCCGTTCCGGTCTATCCGGTGAAGGGCTATTCGCTCACCGCCAAGATCACGGATCCGGCGATGGCGCCCGTCTCCACCGTGATGGACGAAACCTATAAGATCGCCATCACGCGGCTCGGCGACCGCGTGCGCATCGGTGGGACCGCCGAGCTTGCCGGCTTCAACCTGCGCCTGCGGCAGCCGCGCCGCGTGACGCTCGAGCATTCGGTGCGCGACTTGTTTCCCGGCGGCTGCGATCCGAGGGACGCGACCTTCTGGACCGGGCTGCGCCCGATGACGCCGGACGGCACGCCGCTCGTCGCCGCGACCGCGCTGCCGAACCTCTACGTCAACACCGGCCACGGCACGCTGGGCTGGACGATGGCCTGCGGCTCGGGACGCTTTCTCGCGGACATCGTCTCGGGCCGCAAGCCGGACCTCGATCCGGCCGACCTTTCGCTCACGCGCTACGACATCTAG
- a CDS encoding protein of unknown function (ID:RHAL1_03728;~source:Prodigal:2.6) yields MKKPHLMTMDELLALPVFTASGVLDRASRVSGCFRDRQGFLWGTCLIEDPWKRYPDAWVRFPAACFAARTGLPDEQFSGASALRGFIDEFQEASVSGWAQDMGKPDIPVALDLTVNGKIVARVHADQMRGDLLDFGIGDGHHAFGAAILLPPPRGESQIIVAQRTFSGDVLDVAVRRPVP; encoded by the coding sequence ATGAAGAAGCCTCATCTGATGACGATGGACGAGCTGCTGGCGCTGCCGGTGTTCACGGCGAGCGGCGTGCTCGATCGCGCCAGCAGGGTGAGCGGCTGCTTCAGGGATCGGCAGGGCTTCTTGTGGGGCACGTGCCTGATCGAGGATCCGTGGAAGCGCTACCCGGACGCCTGGGTCCGCTTCCCGGCCGCGTGCTTCGCGGCGCGCACGGGACTTCCGGACGAGCAGTTCAGCGGCGCCAGCGCGCTGCGCGGCTTCATCGACGAGTTCCAGGAGGCGTCGGTCTCCGGCTGGGCGCAGGACATGGGCAAGCCGGACATACCCGTCGCGCTCGACCTCACCGTCAACGGGAAGATCGTCGCGAGGGTGCACGCCGACCAGATGCGTGGCGACCTTCTCGATTTCGGCATCGGCGACGGCCATCACGCCTTCGGCGCCGCCATCCTGCTGCCGCCGCCGCGCGGCGAGTCGCAGATCATCGTCGCGCAACGCACGTTCAGCGGCGACGTGCTCGACGTCGCGGTGCGCCGGCCCGTGCCCTGA
- a CDS encoding Insertion element ISR1 uncharacterized 10 kDa protein A3 (ID:RHAL1_03729;~source:Prodigal:2.6), with translation MKRVRFTEEQIIGVLREQEAGAKGADLCRKYGMSEATLYNWKAKYGGLDVSEAKRLKALEDENAKLKRLLADAMLDAAALKELLEKKW, from the coding sequence ATGAAGCGTGTGCGTTTTACGGAAGAGCAGATCATCGGCGTGCTGCGGGAGCAGGAGGCTGGAGCGAAGGGTGCCGATCTTTGCCGGAAGTACGGGATGTCGGAGGCGACGCTGTACAATTGGAAGGCCAAGTACGGCGGCCTGGACGTGTCGGAGGCAAAGCGTCTCAAGGCGCTCGAGGACGAGAACGCCAAGCTGAAGCGGCTCTTGGCCGATGCGATGCTCGACGCGGCCGCGCTGAAAGAGCTCCTCGAAAAAAAATGGTAG
- a CDS encoding hypothetical protein (ID:RHAL1_03730;~conserved protein of unknown function;~source:Prodigal:2.6), with protein MSERRATTLVGADRASIRYRSRRPDDAALRARLRELAHQRHRFGYRRLHVLLRRDGEAASRNKVYRLYRAEGLAVRKRKARRRAVGQRAPLLPALLANARWSLDFVHDQLACGRRFRILNVVDDATRECLLAVADTSISGKRVVRELAALVARRGRPRTIVSDNGTEFTSNAVLAWCETEGIAWHYIAPGKPMQNAFCESFNGRMRDELLNETLFLGLRHASAKLASWASDYNTERPHSGLGYLTPAAQAALLTATGDRLRNLDQLRRSPVAPSAPNGVSTGQALIAAG; from the coding sequence ATGAGCGAGCGGCGGGCCACGACCCTCGTCGGCGCGGATCGGGCGTCGATCCGCTATCGGTCGCGGCGGCCGGACGACGCGGCGCTGCGAGCGCGGCTGCGCGAACTCGCCCACCAGCGCCATCGCTTCGGCTACCGAAGACTGCACGTGCTGCTGCGGCGCGACGGCGAGGCGGCAAGCCGCAACAAGGTCTACCGGCTCTACCGCGCCGAGGGCCTCGCGGTACGCAAGCGCAAGGCCAGGCGGCGTGCCGTGGGCCAGCGGGCGCCGCTGCTTCCGGCGCTGCTGGCGAACGCGCGCTGGTCGCTCGACTTCGTGCACGACCAGCTCGCCTGCGGACGGCGCTTCAGGATCTTGAACGTGGTCGACGACGCGACACGCGAATGCCTGCTGGCGGTTGCCGACACGTCGATCTCCGGCAAACGCGTCGTCCGCGAGTTGGCGGCGCTCGTAGCGCGGCGTGGTCGGCCCCGCACGATCGTCTCCGACAACGGCACTGAGTTCACCTCGAACGCTGTGCTCGCCTGGTGCGAGACCGAGGGGATCGCCTGGCACTACATCGCGCCCGGCAAGCCGATGCAGAACGCCTTCTGCGAGAGCTTCAACGGCCGCATGCGCGACGAACTGCTGAACGAGACGCTGTTCCTCGGTCTTCGCCACGCCAGCGCCAAGCTCGCGAGCTGGGCCAGCGACTACAACACCGAGCGGCCTCACTCGGGGCTCGGCTACCTCACCCCGGCGGCGCAAGCCGCCCTCCTTACCGCAACGGGCGATCGGCTACGCAACCTCGACCAGCTCCGCCGATCGCCCGTTGCTCCATCCGCGCCAAACGGCGTATCAACCGGACAGGCTCTAATCGCCGCTGGATGA
- a CDS encoding hypothetical protein (ID:RHAL1_03731;~conserved exported protein of unknown function;~source:Prodigal:2.6) → MHRLPILLGALLLSCCAAEAEVLTMRCTNPRPYLATYNEDARTFVESAPEATASYTILSVENTKRTLTVTGLTVNGGPTFKATFRPQKKIELFADNKLFQTDRCR, encoded by the coding sequence ATGCACCGATTGCCCATCCTTCTTGGGGCGTTGCTACTTTCGTGCTGTGCCGCCGAGGCCGAAGTTTTGACTATGAGGTGTACGAACCCTCGACCCTATCTTGCCACCTACAATGAAGATGCGCGCACCTTCGTGGAAAGCGCGCCGGAAGCGACTGCAAGCTACACCATCTTGAGTGTTGAAAACACGAAGAGGACGCTTACAGTCACCGGACTGACGGTGAACGGCGGCCCGACCTTCAAAGCGACGTTCCGACCTCAAAAAAAGATAGAGCTGTTTGCTGACAACAAACTCTTTCAGACCGACCGTTGCAGGTAG
- a CDS encoding hypothetical protein (ID:RHAL1_03732;~conserved exported protein of unknown function;~source:Prodigal:2.6), producing the protein MKTIAAAIVIVCMCSAAHADIYVYKCKFGGKASLLKLDDAKKTLQWLGKTYRISDQPQCPRLGWRAEKGNVAFNFCTATEGMAQFQFGSSQVQCDQQ; encoded by the coding sequence ATGAAAACCATCGCCGCAGCGATTGTTATCGTCTGTATGTGCAGCGCGGCTCACGCCGACATTTATGTCTACAAGTGTAAATTCGGTGGGAAAGCGTCGCTTCTCAAGCTCGATGACGCGAAGAAGACACTCCAATGGCTTGGGAAGACCTACAGGATCAGCGATCAGCCCCAGTGCCCAAGGCTTGGATGGCGTGCCGAAAAGGGGAACGTCGCGTTCAATTTCTGCACCGCAACTGAGGGGATGGCTCAGTTTCAGTTTGGAAGCTCTCAGGTTCAGTGCGACCAGCAATGA